From Pseudomonas sp. StFLB209, a single genomic window includes:
- a CDS encoding cyclic peptide export ABC transporter — MSQPTRGAIRELMTLLKPFWPVVALSIALGMLGGLSITALLATINSVLHSDSGMSQGIVLGFAGLCLLALFSSILSDIGSNYVGQNVIARLRKTLGEKVMSAPIEQIERYRTHRLIPVLTHDVGIISDFAFAFAPLAISLTVTLGCLGYLAMLSWPMFLLMVAAITIGTTVQYIARSCGIKNFEAARQTEDDLQKYYSAVAQGAKELRIHRPRRQRMFDQRIQGTTNRIRDLQLRAINIFVVAKTFGSMLFFVVIGLALAFQAWWPNTDNSVMSGFVLVLLYMKGPLEHLIGTLPIVSRAQVAFRRIAELSARFSSPEPHLLLQENESKPRALQSLEMRDVHYSFPAVDGSEPFRLGPVNLYIEQGEIVFIVGENGGGKTTLIKLLLGLYPPHKGDILLDGQPVVAQTRDDYRQLFTTVFADYYLFDELVQGGGDVPKEADRYLQRLEIGHRVTIRDGAFSTTDLSTGQRKRLALLSAWLEGRPVLVFDEWAADQDPTFRRIFYTELLPDLKRLGKTIIVISHDDRYFDIADQLLRMDAGRVRSEAAPA; from the coding sequence ATGTCCCAGCCAACCCGCGGCGCCATTCGCGAACTCATGACGCTGCTCAAACCTTTCTGGCCTGTCGTGGCACTGTCTATTGCGTTGGGTATGTTAGGCGGCCTGAGCATCACCGCCCTGCTGGCAACCATCAATAGTGTGCTGCATTCCGATAGCGGGATGAGTCAGGGTATTGTGCTGGGCTTTGCTGGCCTTTGCCTGCTGGCGCTATTTAGCTCGATCCTGTCCGATATTGGTAGCAACTACGTGGGCCAGAATGTTATCGCCCGCCTGCGCAAGACGCTGGGTGAAAAAGTGATGTCTGCGCCCATAGAACAGATTGAACGCTACCGCACCCACCGGTTGATCCCGGTACTGACCCATGATGTGGGTATCATCAGCGACTTTGCCTTCGCTTTTGCCCCACTGGCGATCTCGCTGACGGTAACCTTGGGCTGTCTGGGTTACCTGGCCATGCTTTCCTGGCCGATGTTCCTGCTCATGGTGGCGGCAATTACGATCGGGACCACGGTGCAGTACATTGCTCGCAGCTGCGGCATCAAAAACTTTGAGGCCGCCCGGCAGACCGAAGACGATCTGCAGAAGTACTACAGTGCCGTGGCACAGGGCGCCAAAGAGCTGCGCATCCACCGTCCGCGCCGGCAGCGTATGTTCGATCAACGGATTCAGGGCACCACTAACCGCATTCGCGACCTGCAACTTCGCGCTATCAATATTTTCGTGGTTGCCAAGACCTTTGGTTCGATGCTGTTCTTCGTGGTCATCGGACTGGCGCTGGCCTTCCAGGCCTGGTGGCCCAATACTGACAACAGCGTAATGAGCGGTTTCGTGCTGGTCCTGCTTTACATGAAAGGCCCGCTGGAACATCTGATCGGGACGTTGCCTATCGTCAGCCGGGCACAGGTCGCATTCCGCCGCATCGCAGAATTGTCCGCACGTTTCTCGTCACCAGAACCCCATCTGCTGTTGCAAGAAAACGAAAGCAAGCCGCGTGCTCTCCAGAGCCTGGAAATGCGTGATGTCCACTATAGCTTCCCGGCAGTGGATGGCAGTGAGCCGTTTCGGCTGGGCCCGGTGAACCTGTACATAGAGCAAGGCGAGATCGTCTTCATCGTCGGTGAAAACGGGGGCGGCAAAACTACCCTGATCAAACTGCTGTTAGGGCTCTACCCGCCACACAAAGGCGACATTCTCTTGGACGGCCAGCCGGTGGTTGCCCAAACCCGGGATGATTACCGACAGTTGTTCACTACAGTATTCGCTGACTACTACCTGTTCGACGAACTGGTTCAGGGCGGTGGCGACGTACCCAAGGAAGCAGATCGCTACCTGCAACGCCTGGAGATAGGCCACAGAGTCACGATTCGCGATGGAGCGTTCAGCACCACCGACCTGTCCACCGGGCAACGCAAACGCCTGGCACTGCTAAGTGCCTGGCTCGAAGGCCGCCCCGTGCTGGTTTTCGACGAATGGGCTGCAGACCAAGACCCGACTTTCCGGCGTATTTTCTACACCGAGCTACTGCCCGACCTCAAAAGGCTGGGTAAAACCATCATCGTCATCAGTCATGATGACCGCTACTTCGACATCGCCGACCAACTGCTGAGAATGGACGCTGGTCGGGTCAGAAGCGAAGCTGCTCCCGCCTGA
- a CDS encoding lysine N(6)-hydroxylase/L-ornithine N(5)-oxygenase family protein: MSTATIHDVIGVGFGPSNLALAIALEELAQHNGKALNALFLDKQANYRWHGDTLSSQSELQISFLKDLVSLRNPTSPYSFVNYLKKQDRLIDFVNLGTFYPCRLEFNDYLGWVAEQFAEQAVYGEEVTRIEPELDNGAIHHLKLISRNANGQEQVRRTRSVVISTGGSPKIPTAFEPFKNDPRVFHHSTYLSSVKNLPCSEGKPMRIAIIGSGQSAAEAFIDLNDSFPSVKVEMILRGTALKPADDTPFVNEIFAPQYTDLVFQQPPQDRQKLINEYHNTNYSVVDQELIERIYGILYRQKVAHQYRHAVLCRQQVEAVHSSEQGIELTLRDLATHQQRTHRYDAVILATGYERRTHRSLLAPLEDHLKGFEVDRDYRALASPALHAPVFLQGFCEASHGLSDTLLSVLPMRSEEIGKALYKALKIQTSTHESQAATLISA; encoded by the coding sequence ATGAGCACCGCCACCATTCATGACGTCATCGGCGTCGGCTTCGGCCCCTCCAACCTGGCCCTGGCCATTGCCCTGGAAGAACTCGCGCAACACAACGGCAAGGCGCTCAATGCCCTGTTCCTCGACAAGCAGGCCAACTACCGCTGGCACGGCGATACGTTGTCCTCGCAAAGCGAGCTGCAAATCTCGTTCCTCAAAGACCTGGTGTCACTGCGTAACCCCACCAGCCCTTACAGCTTCGTCAACTACCTCAAGAAGCAGGATCGGCTGATCGACTTCGTCAACCTGGGCACCTTCTACCCTTGCCGTCTGGAGTTTAACGACTACCTGGGCTGGGTCGCCGAGCAGTTTGCCGAGCAGGCCGTCTATGGTGAAGAAGTCACACGCATCGAGCCCGAACTCGATAATGGTGCAATTCATCATCTCAAGCTGATCTCGCGTAATGCCAACGGCCAGGAGCAGGTCCGTCGCACTCGCTCGGTGGTGATCAGCACCGGTGGTTCGCCAAAAATCCCGACCGCGTTCGAGCCCTTCAAGAACGACCCACGCGTATTCCACCACTCCACCTACCTGAGCAGCGTAAAAAACCTGCCGTGCAGCGAAGGCAAACCGATGCGTATCGCGATCATCGGTTCGGGGCAAAGCGCTGCCGAAGCCTTCATCGACTTGAACGACAGCTTCCCGTCAGTGAAGGTGGAAATGATCCTGCGCGGCACCGCTCTCAAGCCTGCTGACGACACCCCGTTCGTCAACGAAATTTTCGCGCCGCAATACACCGATCTGGTGTTCCAGCAGCCGCCGCAAGATCGTCAGAAGCTGATCAACGAGTACCACAACACCAACTACTCGGTGGTCGACCAGGAACTGATCGAGCGCATTTACGGCATCCTCTATCGCCAGAAAGTCGCCCATCAGTACCGCCACGCCGTGCTGTGCCGCCAGCAGGTTGAAGCGGTGCACTCCAGCGAACAAGGCATCGAACTGACCCTGCGCGACTTGGCCACCCACCAGCAGCGCACCCATCGCTACGACGCTGTCATTCTGGCCACCGGCTATGAGCGCCGAACCCACCGCTCACTGCTGGCGCCACTGGAAGATCACCTGAAAGGCTTCGAAGTGGACCGCGACTACCGCGCGCTGGCCTCTCCTGCGCTGCACGCCCCAGTGTTTTTGCAGGGCTTCTGCGAAGCTTCACACGGCCTGAGTGACACGCTGCTTTCCGTACTGCCGATGCGCAGCGAAGAGATCGGCAAAGCGCTGTACAAGGCTCTGAAAATCCAGACCTCCACCCACGAGTCTCAGGCCGCCACGCTGATCAGCGCCTGA
- a CDS encoding GNAT family N-acetyltransferase — translation MNTHADLAVLSHLYPDRQLRVHCREDTLVVLLDNIAHLEIALHLACSDQLEGKLRYLEHGLEQQTLLAALEAVFTTHPSLKSITLTGTTSTATDSLIADGVLRITGPERITCYAEAFWQHPQVWLNKASFGAAPQQLIISDGKRHPLRPTPSTEVLYSRYIPWVGQTLTFQQADPDRDLHAFNRWMNSPRVAHFWEEEGSLEQHHAYLQKQLNDPHTLPLIGRFDGQPFGYFEVYWAKEDRIAPFYDAADYDRGLHLLVGEEAFRGKAFYTAWFSSICHYLFLDDPRTQRLVCEPRHDNLRQIANFDRSGFAKVKHFDFPHKRALLVMLTRERFFSERLYQPLDSVKPSKEGITV, via the coding sequence ATGAATACTCATGCCGACCTAGCGGTCCTCAGCCATCTTTATCCCGACCGGCAACTGCGGGTTCATTGCCGCGAAGACACACTCGTGGTGCTGCTCGACAACATCGCGCATCTGGAGATCGCACTGCACCTGGCTTGTTCCGATCAATTGGAGGGCAAGCTGCGCTATCTGGAGCACGGTCTTGAACAGCAGACATTGCTGGCGGCGCTGGAAGCAGTTTTCACAACTCACCCGTCGCTAAAAAGCATCACGCTGACAGGCACGACCTCCACCGCGACCGACTCTCTGATTGCCGATGGCGTATTGAGAATCACCGGACCCGAGCGCATCACGTGTTACGCCGAAGCGTTCTGGCAGCACCCACAGGTATGGCTCAACAAAGCCTCATTCGGCGCGGCACCACAACAATTGATCATCAGCGATGGCAAACGCCACCCGCTACGCCCCACGCCCTCAACAGAGGTGCTGTATAGCCGCTATATCCCTTGGGTGGGTCAGACGCTGACCTTTCAGCAAGCAGACCCGGACCGCGACCTGCACGCTTTCAACCGCTGGATGAACAGCCCGCGTGTCGCGCACTTCTGGGAAGAAGAAGGCAGCCTGGAACAGCACCACGCCTATCTGCAAAAACAACTGAACGACCCGCACACCCTGCCCTTGATCGGCCGCTTCGACGGTCAGCCGTTTGGCTACTTCGAGGTCTACTGGGCCAAGGAAGACCGTATTGCACCGTTCTATGACGCCGCTGATTACGATCGCGGCCTGCACCTGCTGGTCGGTGAAGAAGCCTTTCGCGGCAAGGCGTTCTACACCGCCTGGTTTTCCTCGATCTGCCATTACCTGTTCCTCGACGACCCGCGCACCCAGCGTCTGGTCTGCGAGCCACGCCACGACAACCTGCGACAAATCGCCAACTTCGACCGCAGCGGCTTTGCCAAGGTCAAGCATTTCGATTTTCCCCACAAGCGCGCACTGCTGGTGATGTTGACTCGTGAGCGCTTCTTTTCCGAGCGGCTGTACCAACCCCTGGACAGCGTCAAACCATCGAAGGAAGGAATTACGGTATGA
- the pvdO gene encoding dihydropyoverdine dehydrogenase, with protein MAFSLGSVAAEPKKPGTVFKDCKDCPEMVVLPAGSYVMGTPEDELGRQPDEGPQHTVTFAKPFAISRFQVTAGELDAYIKASGVVIKSGDKRPGRWCEASKPTYKQGPKQPAVCIDYHEVQAYADWLAKQTGKPYRMISEAEREYAARAGSTGPFPFPFDKEGEYQISKHANTYGPADGYAYSSPVGSYPANAFGVYDMHGNVYEWVADCLHENYNGAPTDGSAWIDNDKCEIAQMRGNDWGEPPIFSRSGNRNAIYKSARGDFLGFRVAREL; from the coding sequence ATGGCTTTTTCTCTGGGCAGTGTCGCTGCGGAGCCGAAAAAGCCCGGCACCGTGTTCAAGGATTGCAAAGACTGCCCGGAAATGGTCGTGCTACCAGCCGGCAGCTATGTCATGGGCACGCCAGAAGATGAGCTGGGACGCCAACCTGATGAAGGCCCACAACACACCGTGACCTTTGCCAAACCCTTTGCGATTAGCCGCTTTCAGGTCACTGCAGGTGAGCTGGATGCCTATATCAAGGCAAGTGGCGTAGTGATCAAAAGCGGAGACAAGCGCCCCGGTCGCTGGTGCGAGGCGAGCAAACCGACTTACAAACAGGGGCCGAAGCAACCGGCCGTGTGCATTGATTACCATGAGGTTCAGGCTTATGCCGACTGGCTGGCCAAACAGACCGGCAAGCCTTACCGGATGATCAGCGAGGCCGAGCGCGAATATGCCGCGCGTGCAGGTTCAACGGGACCTTTTCCTTTCCCGTTCGATAAAGAGGGCGAGTATCAGATCAGCAAGCACGCCAACACCTATGGTCCTGCGGATGGGTATGCCTATAGTTCGCCTGTAGGTAGTTATCCGGCCAACGCGTTTGGGGTGTACGACATGCATGGCAACGTTTATGAGTGGGTAGCTGACTGCCTGCATGAGAACTACAACGGCGCACCTACAGACGGAAGTGCCTGGATCGACAACGATAAATGCGAGATCGCTCAGATGCGCGGCAATGACTGGGGCGAGCCTCCGATCTTTTCGCGCTCCGGCAACCGCAATGCCATCTATAAAAGTGCACGAGGTGATTTCCTGGGTTTCAGGGTCGCCAGAGAACTCTGA
- a CDS encoding DUF1624 domain-containing protein, whose translation MAKATARARLASIDALRGIILLAMLVDHVRETFFLHHEVDDPVAYTTPVGLYLTRMITEPCATLFVFLTGLSAWLYAQSHDLNSTRGFLFKRGLFLIMLEVTLVDFAWSGEFPARSLDLQVIWCIGVSMIILAGLLSLSRIGMLILGTVIVGGHNLLDGVTVEHQSIWYLPWAMLHERASFEFELFPDIFTSYPLLPWFGVILLGYAAGPLYASGTDSQKRISILLKISAGLFIGFVILRYLNVYGDRPWVHTGDWLQTLLSFKSATKYPPSLMFLLPSLAFGMLALAMLEKHQNSRTIQLLATYGGAPMFFYLLHLYSLKVLYLVVLHTLGPNMDGYYGFDTLSGIWLCAIVLSIALYFPTSWFARLKQRRRDLTWLRYF comes from the coding sequence ATGGCCAAAGCCACTGCACGTGCCCGGCTGGCAAGTATCGATGCACTGCGCGGCATTATCCTCCTGGCCATGCTGGTCGATCATGTTCGCGAGACGTTTTTCCTGCATCACGAAGTCGATGACCCGGTCGCCTATACCACGCCTGTAGGGCTGTACCTGACCCGGATGATTACCGAACCTTGCGCTACATTGTTCGTGTTTCTGACCGGCCTTTCCGCCTGGCTCTATGCCCAAAGCCATGACCTTAACAGCACACGCGGGTTTCTGTTCAAACGCGGCCTGTTTCTGATCATGCTCGAAGTGACGCTGGTGGATTTCGCCTGGAGCGGAGAGTTTCCAGCCCGCTCGCTGGACTTGCAGGTGATCTGGTGCATTGGCGTCAGCATGATCATACTGGCCGGCCTCTTAAGCCTTTCTCGTATCGGCATGCTGATACTGGGCACGGTGATAGTCGGCGGGCACAACCTGCTTGATGGCGTAACCGTCGAGCATCAATCGATCTGGTATCTGCCTTGGGCGATGCTGCATGAGCGCGCCTCTTTCGAGTTCGAGCTCTTTCCGGACATATTCACCAGTTACCCCCTGCTGCCCTGGTTCGGAGTGATCCTTCTTGGCTACGCCGCAGGCCCCTTGTATGCGTCCGGCACAGACTCACAAAAGCGTATCTCGATCCTGCTCAAAATCAGCGCCGGACTGTTTATCGGCTTCGTCATCCTGCGTTACCTGAATGTCTATGGCGATAGACCCTGGGTGCATACCGGCGACTGGCTGCAAACCCTGCTGAGTTTCAAAAGCGCAACCAAATACCCTCCCTCACTGATGTTCCTGCTGCCGTCACTGGCCTTTGGCATGTTGGCCTTGGCAATGCTGGAGAAACATCAAAACAGCAGAACCATTCAACTGCTCGCCACTTACGGCGGTGCGCCGATGTTCTTCTACCTGCTGCACCTGTACTCGCTCAAGGTGTTGTACCTCGTTGTGCTGCACACCCTTGGCCCGAACATGGATGGCTACTACGGATTTGACACGCTATCCGGCATCTGGCTTTGCGCGATTGTGCTCAGCATCGCCTTGTACTTTCCGACCAGTTGGTTTGCGCGTCTCAAGCAGCGCAGACGGGATCTGACCTGGCTGCGGTATTTCTGA
- a CDS encoding dipeptidase, which yields MSMSRAARKWLILSIVTLAALAAVAALAWWFFIGRLQPYPSDVMRRATEMQERILSFDSHIDIQPDFGSAGNEANKDGNTQFDLVKASRGRLSGAALTIWAWPEFWTGPNAPHRPTPGFIEAARHEQETRYRIITGIAKDFPNQAGIAYTPADFKRLAHEGKFAIVISMLNAYPLGDDVSRLDDWAARGMRIFGFSYVGNNAWADSSRPMPFFGDSPDEHGGLSELGRQAVRRLNDLGVVIDVSQMSSLALEQVTQLTRAPVIASHSSVKGLVDLQRNLSDKELRLIRDTGGVVQIPGFSSYLKPFTEDTLNKVNEMRAGFGLPKVQNLSQASMPADPVFSIWPEKKFGEYAGALYAILDEDPRASLKEFGDAIDYAVKKIGIDHVGISSDFNDGGGLIGWENVGDNRNVTAELITRGYSEEDIAKLWGGNFLRVWEQVQQSGKPATPVAAQR from the coding sequence ATGAGCATGAGTCGCGCAGCCAGGAAATGGCTAATCTTGAGCATCGTGACATTGGCCGCACTGGCAGCAGTCGCCGCCCTGGCCTGGTGGTTTTTTATAGGCCGCCTGCAACCCTACCCCTCGGACGTCATGCGCCGAGCCACAGAAATGCAAGAGCGGATTCTGTCGTTCGACAGTCATATCGATATTCAGCCTGACTTCGGCAGCGCCGGTAACGAAGCCAACAAAGATGGCAATACCCAGTTCGATCTGGTCAAAGCCAGTCGCGGCCGCCTCAGTGGCGCGGCTCTGACGATCTGGGCATGGCCGGAGTTCTGGACAGGCCCCAACGCACCGCATCGCCCAACACCAGGCTTCATCGAAGCCGCACGCCATGAACAGGAAACCCGCTACCGGATCATCACCGGTATTGCCAAGGACTTCCCGAACCAGGCCGGCATCGCCTACACACCCGCCGACTTCAAGCGTCTGGCCCATGAAGGCAAGTTCGCGATCGTGATCAGCATGCTCAATGCCTATCCGCTGGGTGATGATGTATCCCGCCTGGATGACTGGGCCGCACGGGGCATGCGCATCTTCGGCTTCAGTTACGTCGGCAATAACGCCTGGGCAGATTCATCGCGGCCAATGCCGTTCTTTGGTGACTCACCGGATGAACACGGCGGGCTTTCGGAACTGGGCCGTCAGGCCGTGCGCCGCCTCAACGATCTGGGCGTAGTGATCGACGTGTCACAAATGTCCAGCCTGGCCCTGGAGCAGGTTACGCAACTGACCCGCGCCCCGGTGATCGCTTCGCACTCCAGCGTCAAGGGGTTGGTAGACCTGCAGCGCAACCTCAGTGACAAGGAACTGCGCCTGATCCGTGATACCGGCGGCGTAGTGCAGATTCCAGGCTTCTCCTCTTACCTGAAGCCTTTCACGGAAGACACCCTGAACAAAGTCAACGAAATGCGCGCAGGCTTCGGCCTGCCCAAAGTGCAGAACCTGTCCCAGGCCAGCATGCCCGCCGACCCGGTGTTCTCGATCTGGCCGGAGAAAAAGTTTGGTGAGTACGCCGGTGCGCTCTACGCCATCCTCGACGAAGATCCTCGTGCTTCGCTCAAGGAGTTCGGCGATGCCATCGACTATGCAGTGAAAAAGATCGGCATCGATCATGTCGGTATCAGTTCCGACTTCAACGATGGTGGTGGGCTCATTGGCTGGGAAAATGTCGGCGACAACCGCAATGTCACCGCTGAACTGATCACCCGCGGCTACTCCGAAGAAGACATCGCCAAACTGTGGGGCGGCAATTTCCTGCGAGTTTGGGAGCAGGTACAACAATCAGGCAAACCTGCAACGCCAGTCGCAGCCCAGCGCTGA
- a CDS encoding cupin-like domain-containing protein, whose amino-acid sequence MDVLAVLTRLFSGAQAVGVQGVFQFDFGQGNAVWAAVKDGLDVQPGRHAAADVTIAVGAQEFAGILQGTQDVEELFASGRLKIDGQMGLATLLPQMINAARRGTPVEKPAVKMNQRYPARERVSDRLSAEQPVLREIERRPFAGLSVADFRRDYLPFGTPVILTDALRDWPFFKMSREESIVHFAELKGITRHGDYAEKTFSTDRDFRSTSIAEFIASLERPLAPGEKPPYMGNNVVPPQLLELIRFPEYFDRSLYIKPRIWIGPKGTLTPLHRDDSDNMFAQVWGQKSFILAAPHYREALGTWSTSEGGGLEGCDVNPDKPDYDKYPAAREVIFHRIVLEAGDLLFLPEGWFHQVESVSTSLSVNFWVNSGRGW is encoded by the coding sequence ATGGATGTGCTCGCGGTATTGACCCGGCTGTTTTCTGGTGCGCAGGCGGTGGGCGTGCAGGGGGTGTTCCAGTTCGATTTTGGCCAGGGCAATGCGGTGTGGGCGGCGGTAAAGGACGGGCTTGATGTCCAGCCGGGGCGGCATGCGGCTGCTGATGTAACCATCGCGGTGGGGGCGCAGGAGTTTGCCGGTATTTTGCAAGGCACGCAGGATGTCGAAGAACTGTTCGCCAGCGGCCGCTTGAAGATCGACGGGCAGATGGGTTTGGCCACTCTGTTGCCGCAGATGATCAATGCTGCGCGGCGTGGTACACCGGTCGAGAAACCTGCTGTCAAAATGAATCAGCGTTACCCGGCGCGTGAGCGCGTCAGTGACCGACTTTCGGCCGAACAGCCGGTGCTGCGGGAGATCGAGCGGCGGCCTTTCGCTGGTCTGTCGGTGGCAGACTTTCGCCGTGACTACCTGCCGTTCGGCACGCCGGTGATTCTCACTGATGCCCTGCGCGACTGGCCGTTCTTCAAGATGAGCCGCGAAGAATCCATCGTGCATTTCGCCGAGTTGAAGGGCATTACCCGGCACGGTGATTACGCGGAGAAAACCTTCTCGACGGACCGCGATTTCCGTTCCACGTCCATTGCCGAATTCATCGCCTCGCTGGAGCGGCCGCTGGCACCGGGAGAAAAGCCGCCCTACATGGGCAATAACGTGGTGCCGCCGCAGTTGCTGGAGCTGATTCGCTTTCCGGAGTATTTCGACCGCTCGCTTTATATCAAACCGCGTATCTGGATCGGCCCCAAGGGCACCTTGACGCCGCTGCACCGGGATGACTCGGACAATATGTTTGCTCAGGTCTGGGGGCAGAAGTCATTCATTTTGGCGGCGCCGCATTATCGGGAGGCGCTGGGCACCTGGTCGACTTCCGAGGGCGGCGGCCTGGAGGGCTGTGATGTAAACCCTGATAAACCGGACTATGACAAATATCCGGCTGCGCGGGAGGTGATCTTCCACCGCATCGTGCTGGAGGCCGGTGACTTGTTGTTTCTGCCGGAGGGCTGGTTCCATCAGGTTGAGTCGGTGTCGACCTCGCTGTCGGTCAACTTCTGGGTCAATTCGGGCCGGGGCTGGTAA